The sequence AAAAGTCATCTATTACAAGTGTGATGATGCAGTATAGTATGTTTGACCGGAGACCGGAGGAAGAAATGCTTGAATTTCTTAACAAAAATGAAATTGGAGTCCTTGCGCGTGGACCTCTTACTAAAGGAATGTTAAGTGCAGCAGGAAGTTTAAAAATTCAAGACAAAGGGAGAGATGGATTTTTAGATTATTCCTATGATGAATTGGTAAACATGAGCGAACAGCTTCACGACTATGCAACCGCAACTCGAAATATGAATGCACTTGCTCTTCAATATGTTCTTGAACATCCAGCTATAACATCAGCTGTTTTTGGCGCAAGTACTGTTGACCAATTAGAAGAAAATCTAGGATTTTTAAATGCGGAAACCTTAGATGAATTGACCTATCAAAAGTTAAAACAAATAACGAAACCCATAGTATACAAACAGCATCGGTAGATATAAATAGGGGACACCAACCTACCCACTTCAGCTCGTTCCAACAAAAAAAGATGATTCCTCAAACTAAATAAGGGGAATCATCTTTTTTCTTTTGTTCCATTATGGATAAAATAACTTTTATTTTACTTCCTTATTTAAAGCTTTTCCAGTCTAGATTACTGTCATTTAATAGCTCTTCAAAACTTTTATTCGCTTCCTTTTTTCTCTTTTCTTCTAATTTTCTTCTTTGTTCTTCCTCTTCTTGTCTTTCTTTTTCATCTTTTAGTTCCTTCTTTTTATTTTGAAGTTGCTTGACTAAATCTTGATCTAGCCAATCTTTCAATACCGGCTGTTCTTCTCTTTTTTTAGGACTACCTTTAACAGATTTTTTTATCAATTCCATTCCCTCCTAATGATTTGCAAACGAGGATTCAATATCCGATTAGGACTGGTAAGCATATAATGCTGATTATTTTTTTTCACAGTCATCTCTTCATCAAAAAACACAGCTTGGTCCTTGAAAATGTAGGTTGGAATACCCTCTGGCTGTTCCACTTTCTCTTCCTGTGGGAGGCCACCTGAAGAAATCACGAGTAAAGGTACCCCGTTCACCCCACAACCACATTCATCGGTATCATAAACAAGCTTGAGGCACAGGCTTTCGCCATTGATCATCTGATTGATATCTGATTGAACTTCTTCTGTTATATTTAATTTCATAGAAGTACCTCCTCGATAGTTCTATTGTATAGAAAAGCTTTACCTTCTTTCATTCCCTAACCTGCACAAAAACTTTCCATTTTTTTGTGCGTATTGCACGATTTTCCACTATAATTTCAATTTTTCATAGGAAACATAAGTATTCATTATTATACTAAAACTAGATCTTAAAAAAGGAGTGTTGTTTTCCATGGAATTAACTGTACTTAAACCTATTTTTGCAGAATCAGCTAGCCAACTAGTTCAAGAAGCTAGTCAATTCACTAGTACTATCCTTCTAAAAAAGGACCATTGGGTCATTGATGCAAAAAGTCTCCTTGGTGTAATTGCTTTATCCTTACA is a genomic window of Bacillaceae bacterium S4-13-56 containing:
- a CDS encoding YqkE family protein; translation: MELIKKSVKGSPKKREEQPVLKDWLDQDLVKQLQNKKKELKDEKERQEEEEQRRKLEEKRKKEANKSFEELLNDSNLDWKSFK
- a CDS encoding iron-sulfur cluster biosynthesis family protein translates to MKLNITEEVQSDINQMINGESLCLKLVYDTDECGCGVNGVPLLVISSGGLPQEEKVEQPEGIPTYIFKDQAVFFDEEMTVKKNNQHYMLTSPNRILNPRLQIIRREWN
- a CDS encoding HPr family phosphocarrier protein, with the translated sequence MELTVLKPIFAESASQLVQEASQFTSTILLKKDHWVIDAKSLLGVIALSLQPGQKVEIEVKGEDVDAIQQAFLKTGLFQ